Proteins from one Deinococcus actinosclerus genomic window:
- a CDS encoding FAD-binding oxidoreductase, whose amino-acid sequence MNTEKLALTTNSSARKPASAGGASNALAADLTRALGPRKVLSNLSERLNYRYDAIQFGATPLAVVLPESTEDVVAAVRAARAAGVPIVGRGAASGLSGGAAPLEPGLVISFTRMTRLTIHQGRREATAQAGVVTLAVTEAARPHGLIYPPDPASFRTSTIGGNLAENAGGPMCFKYGVSGDYVRALEFVDEAGEVHRLTRDVFDLAGLLIGSEGTLGLITEATLRLIPPPRFTRTLMAHFPEVGACAEAVSRAIAAGAVPSKLEFMDRACTNAVEDYLHLGLPRDAEAVLLVDTDGEDLETVQDELRLVEDACVASGGTVRRAATEDEGAQLWRARRSVSPALGRIRPQRMNEDIVVPRSALPDVVREIRALGDASPFPVVQFGHIGDGNLHPNILFDPRREDAHAVHDLAHRIALVAIRHGGVLSGEHGIGSMKRDFMRDAVDPETLAALRGVKRALDPHGALNPGKILPAEEVMVDG is encoded by the coding sequence GTGAACACCGAGAAACTGGCGTTGACCACGAATTCCTCTGCTCGTAAACCCGCGTCGGCTGGGGGCGCCTCCAACGCCCTCGCGGCTGACCTGACCCGCGCGCTGGGGCCGCGCAAGGTGCTGTCGAACCTCTCCGAGCGGCTGAACTACCGCTACGACGCCATCCAGTTCGGGGCGACGCCGCTGGCGGTCGTGCTGCCCGAAAGTACCGAGGACGTGGTGGCGGCGGTCCGGGCGGCCCGCGCGGCGGGTGTCCCGATCGTGGGGCGCGGCGCGGCGAGTGGCCTGTCGGGCGGCGCGGCCCCGCTGGAGCCGGGGCTGGTGATCTCGTTCACGCGCATGACCCGCCTGACCATCCACCAGGGGCGGCGCGAGGCGACCGCGCAGGCGGGGGTGGTCACGCTGGCCGTGACCGAGGCCGCCAGGCCCCACGGCCTGATCTACCCGCCGGACCCGGCGAGTTTCCGCACGAGCACCATCGGCGGGAACCTCGCGGAGAACGCGGGCGGCCCGATGTGCTTCAAGTACGGCGTGAGCGGCGACTACGTCCGTGCGCTGGAATTCGTGGACGAAGCCGGCGAGGTGCACCGCCTGACCCGCGACGTGTTCGATCTGGCGGGCCTGCTGATCGGCTCGGAGGGCACGCTGGGCCTGATCACCGAGGCGACGCTGCGCCTGATTCCCCCGCCCCGCTTCACGCGGACGCTGATGGCGCACTTCCCGGAGGTCGGCGCGTGCGCGGAGGCGGTCAGCCGCGCCATCGCGGCGGGCGCGGTGCCCAGCAAACTGGAATTCATGGACCGCGCCTGCACGAACGCCGTCGAGGACTACCTGCACCTCGGCCTGCCCAGAGACGCGGAGGCGGTGCTGCTGGTGGACACCGACGGCGAGGACCTGGAGACCGTGCAGGACGAACTGCGGCTGGTCGAGGACGCCTGCGTGGCCTCGGGCGGCACGGTGCGCCGCGCCGCCACGGAGGACGAGGGCGCGCAGCTGTGGCGCGCGCGGCGTTCCGTGTCCCCGGCGCTGGGCCGCATCCGCCCGCAGCGCATGAACGAGGACATCGTGGTGCCCCGCTCGGCGCTGCCGGACGTGGTGCGCGAGATCCGCGCGCTGGGCGACGCCAGTCCCTTTCCGGTCGTGCAGTTCGGGCACATCGGGGACGGGAACCTGCACCCGAACATCCTGTTCGATCCCCGCCGGGAGGACGCGCACGCCGTGCATGACCTCGCGCACCGCATCGCGCTGGTCGCTATCCGCCACGGCGGGGTCCTGAGCGGCGAGCACGGGATCGGCAGCATGAAACGCGATTTCATGCGTGATGCCGTGGACCCCGAGACGCTCGCCGCCCTGCGCGGCGTGAAACGCGCTCTCGACCCGCACGGCGCGCTCAACCCCGGCAAGATTCTTCCTGCGGAAGAGGTGATGGTTGATGGGTGA
- a CDS encoding ABC transporter substrate-binding protein, producing the protein MKKVIALVSLSAAIAVSSNASAVTVTLACGAVGQELQMCKEGAARWSKKTGNEVKIFESPNLTNDRLGLYQQQLAAKSSDIDVYQLDVVWPGLLAQHFVDLKGKVPAAEVNAHFKGILDANTVNGKLVALPWFTDAGLLYYRTDLLQKYGYKSAPKTWAELATMAKKIQTGEQKTNKSFTGYVWQGKNYEGLTCDALEWVVSFGGGTIVDSTGKVTINNPQAAKALDTAASWIKSISPAGVTTYDEEAARGIFQAGNAAFMRNWPYAWALGQGDDSKVKGKIGVAPLPSGGSRNAATLGGWQLGVSMYSKNQAAAIELVRYLAGPEEQKIRAIEGAYNPTIQSLYKDKDILAKNPFFGSLYSVFTSAVARPSGPTKSKYNQVSQAFSTAVSDVLNGKSKGQAAVAKLSTDLARIKGRGW; encoded by the coding sequence ATGAAGAAAGTCATCGCACTCGTCAGTCTCAGCGCCGCTATCGCCGTGAGCAGCAACGCCAGCGCCGTCACCGTCACCCTCGCCTGCGGCGCCGTGGGCCAGGAACTCCAGATGTGCAAGGAAGGCGCCGCCCGCTGGTCGAAGAAGACCGGCAACGAGGTCAAGATCTTCGAGAGCCCCAACCTCACCAACGACCGCCTCGGCCTGTACCAGCAGCAGCTGGCCGCCAAGAGCAGCGACATCGACGTCTACCAGCTCGACGTCGTCTGGCCCGGCCTGCTCGCCCAGCACTTCGTCGACCTGAAGGGCAAGGTGCCCGCCGCCGAAGTGAACGCCCACTTCAAGGGCATCCTCGACGCCAACACCGTCAACGGCAAACTGGTCGCCCTGCCCTGGTTCACCGACGCCGGCCTGCTGTACTACCGCACCGACCTCCTCCAGAAGTACGGCTACAAGAGCGCCCCCAAGACCTGGGCTGAACTGGCCACGATGGCCAAGAAGATCCAGACGGGCGAGCAGAAGACCAACAAGTCCTTCACCGGCTACGTCTGGCAGGGCAAGAACTACGAAGGTCTCACCTGCGACGCCCTGGAATGGGTCGTGAGCTTCGGCGGCGGCACCATCGTGGACAGCACCGGCAAGGTGACCATCAACAACCCCCAGGCCGCCAAGGCCTTGGACACCGCCGCCAGCTGGATCAAGAGCATCAGCCCCGCCGGCGTCACCACCTACGACGAGGAAGCCGCCCGCGGCATCTTCCAGGCCGGCAACGCCGCCTTCATGCGCAACTGGCCCTACGCCTGGGCGCTCGGCCAGGGTGACGACAGCAAGGTCAAGGGCAAGATCGGCGTCGCGCCCCTGCCCAGCGGCGGCAGCCGCAACGCCGCCACCCTCGGCGGCTGGCAGCTCGGCGTGAGCATGTACTCCAAGAACCAGGCCGCCGCGATCGAGCTCGTGCGCTACCTCGCCGGCCCCGAGGAGCAGAAGATCCGCGCCATCGAAGGGGCCTACAACCCCACCATCCAGAGCCTCTACAAGGACAAGGACATCCTCGCCAAGAACCCCTTCTTCGGCAGCCTGTACAGCGTCTTCACCAGCGCCGTCGCCCGTCCCTCCGGCCCCACCAAGAGCAAGTACAACCAGGTCTCCCAGGCCTTCAGCACCGCCGTCAGCGACGTCCTGAACGGCAAGAGCAAGGGCCAGGCCGCCGTCGCCAAGCTCAGCACCGACCTCGCCCGCATCAAGGGCCGCGGCTGGTAA
- a CDS encoding DUF5639 domain-containing protein, whose product MRRRRHMPILDLSPDDQTITLTGEVTLPEVYAALPAGLFPPFPHVNLPGGVGGLIGRGGFGQTFPFASDVLGVTFRAASGRVVRAGGRTVKNVQGYDLTRPFVGSFGLLGELLDVTLRLRPGLSVGHVVHPGPLVPTTARFTWAAPDGTHVMHFGHEREVRAALDLPGAQPVTVPPDYAPLFPDGMGVGEAAALRDLRLGWQDGAPVPEAPALFRTLAASL is encoded by the coding sequence CTGCGCCGGAGGCGACACATGCCTATCCTTGACCTGTCTCCCGACGACCAGACGATCACCCTGACCGGTGAGGTGACGCTGCCCGAGGTGTACGCCGCGCTGCCGGCCGGGCTGTTCCCGCCGTTCCCGCACGTGAACCTGCCGGGCGGCGTGGGCGGCCTGATCGGGCGCGGGGGCTTCGGGCAGACCTTCCCGTTCGCGTCGGACGTGCTGGGCGTCACCTTCCGCGCCGCGAGTGGCCGGGTGGTGCGCGCGGGGGGCCGCACCGTGAAGAACGTGCAGGGCTACGACCTGACCCGCCCGTTCGTGGGCAGTTTCGGCCTGCTGGGCGAGCTGCTGGACGTCACGCTGCGCCTGCGCCCCGGCCTGAGCGTAGGCCACGTGGTGCATCCCGGGCCGCTGGTGCCCACCACGGCGCGCTTCACCTGGGCCGCGCCGGACGGCACGCACGTCATGCACTTCGGCCATGAGCGCGAGGTGCGCGCGGCGCTGGACCTGCCCGGCGCGCAGCCCGTGACCGTGCCGCCCGACTACGCCCCGCTCTTCCCGGACGGAATGGGGGTCGGCGAGGCCGCAGCGCTGCGGGACCTGCGCCTGGGCTGGCAGGACGGCGCCCCCGTGCCAGAGGCCCCGGCGCTGTTCCGCACGCTGGCCGCCAGTCTGTAG
- the cpdB gene encoding 2',3'-cyclic-nucleotide 2'-phosphodiesterase — MLGGVLKHIPLMTALLLGAAGAQTVNLRILETTDLHTSALGYDYYQDKPTGEFGLEYTATLVQNARKEARNSLLFDNGDLIQGNPLGDFVARVNPLAEGQRHPMHAAMAVLGYDAGNLGNHEFNYGLPFLSKVLSAAPMPYVSANVYVDDGDGNPANDKNAFTPYLIQRKLVFDTQGRPYYINVGVIGLLPPQIMAWDKANLDGKVTTRDMVETARKFIPEMKAKGADIVVAIAHSGINADYVPGAENAVTELTKVPGLDVVLSGHSHQEFPGPVYKSIPGADITKGTINGKAVVMAGFWGNDLGIIDLKLNYDRKTQKWSIQDTQSAVRPIWDKTAKKNLVTPDPRIAAAVKQAHEGTLAYVRGKVADLTAPINSYWALTQDDPSVQLVSNAQIAYVKAALSSTKYKDLPVLSAAAPFKAGGRAGASYYTDIPAGTLAIKNVADLYVYPNTVQAVLVTGAQVQEWLERSAGQFKQIDPSKAEPQALVDESFPTYNFDVIDGVTYEIDVTQPNRYNSKGEVANAGAHRIKNLMYMGKPIDPAQEFVVATNNYRASGGGSFPGLTGKNIILQAPDETRQALIGYFNDQKTVNPTADGNWKLTPIPGATLLYTSSPTAQKYMPANATLVKTRDDGFAEYYIKY; from the coding sequence ATGCTGGGGGGCGTGCTGAAACACATCCCCCTGATGACCGCGCTGCTTCTCGGCGCAGCGGGCGCGCAGACCGTGAACCTGCGCATCCTGGAAACGACCGACCTGCACACCAGCGCGCTCGGCTACGACTACTACCAGGACAAGCCCACCGGCGAGTTCGGCCTGGAATACACCGCTACCCTGGTGCAGAACGCCCGCAAGGAAGCCCGCAACAGCCTGCTGTTCGACAACGGCGACCTGATCCAGGGCAACCCCCTGGGTGACTTCGTGGCCCGCGTCAACCCCCTGGCTGAAGGGCAGCGTCACCCCATGCACGCCGCCATGGCCGTGCTCGGCTACGACGCCGGCAACCTGGGCAACCACGAGTTCAACTACGGCCTGCCCTTCCTGAGCAAGGTGCTGTCGGCCGCCCCGATGCCCTACGTCAGCGCGAACGTGTACGTGGACGACGGCGACGGCAACCCCGCCAACGACAAGAACGCCTTCACGCCCTACCTGATCCAGCGCAAGCTGGTGTTCGACACCCAGGGCCGCCCCTACTACATCAACGTGGGCGTGATCGGCCTGCTGCCCCCCCAGATCATGGCGTGGGACAAGGCCAACCTCGACGGCAAGGTCACCACCCGTGACATGGTCGAGACCGCCCGCAAGTTCATCCCCGAGATGAAGGCCAAGGGCGCGGACATCGTCGTGGCCATCGCGCACAGCGGCATCAACGCCGACTACGTGCCCGGCGCTGAGAACGCCGTGACCGAACTGACCAAGGTGCCCGGCCTGGACGTCGTCCTGTCCGGCCACAGCCACCAGGAATTCCCGGGGCCGGTGTACAAGAGCATTCCCGGCGCGGACATCACCAAGGGCACCATCAACGGCAAGGCCGTCGTCATGGCCGGCTTCTGGGGCAACGACCTGGGCATCATCGACCTGAAACTGAACTACGACCGCAAGACCCAGAAGTGGAGCATCCAGGACACCCAGTCCGCCGTGCGCCCCATCTGGGACAAGACCGCCAAGAAGAACCTCGTCACGCCCGACCCCCGCATCGCCGCCGCCGTCAAGCAGGCGCACGAGGGCACCCTGGCGTACGTGCGCGGCAAGGTCGCGGACCTGACCGCCCCCATCAACTCCTACTGGGCGCTGACCCAGGACGACCCCAGCGTGCAGCTCGTGAGCAACGCGCAGATCGCGTACGTGAAGGCCGCGCTGAGCAGCACCAAGTACAAGGACCTGCCGGTCCTGTCCGCCGCCGCGCCCTTCAAGGCCGGGGGCCGCGCGGGCGCGAGCTACTACACCGACATCCCCGCCGGGACGCTGGCGATCAAGAACGTCGCCGACCTGTACGTGTACCCGAACACCGTGCAGGCCGTGCTCGTGACCGGCGCGCAGGTGCAGGAGTGGCTCGAGCGCAGCGCGGGGCAGTTCAAGCAGATCGACCCCAGCAAGGCTGAGCCCCAGGCGCTCGTGGACGAGAGCTTCCCCACCTACAACTTCGACGTGATCGACGGCGTGACCTACGAGATCGACGTGACCCAGCCCAACCGCTACAACAGCAAGGGTGAGGTCGCCAACGCCGGCGCGCACCGGATCAAGAACCTGATGTACATGGGCAAGCCCATCGACCCCGCGCAGGAGTTCGTGGTCGCCACGAACAACTACCGCGCCTCGGGCGGCGGCTCGTTCCCCGGCCTGACCGGCAAGAACATCATCCTGCAGGCCCCCGACGAGACCCGTCAGGCCCTGATCGGCTACTTCAACGACCAGAAGACCGTCAACCCCACGGCGGACGGCAACTGGAAGCTGACCCCCATCCCCGGCGCGACCCTGCTGTACACCAGCAGCCCCACCGCGCAGAAGTACATGCCCGCGAACGCCACGCTGGTCAAGACCCGCGACGACGGCTTCGCCGAGTACTACATCAAGTACTGA
- a CDS encoding LLM class flavin-dependent oxidoreductase, protein MSVPSPLPLSVLDLVPVPLGSSAAESVEAALAYAKAAEDAGFTRYWVAEHHNMGALASSVPLAVLAAASQRTSRIRLGSGGVMLPNHAPLAVAEGYRLLSALAPDRVDLGLGRAPGTDGRTARALRGAQGLMEESFERQLSDLIAFGTGRYPAGHPFAGTVAAPAGEGLFPPLWILSSSGYGAHVAAKAGAGLAFAWHINPDTAQARAAADAYRQAFEPSGAFPEARVLVAASVVTAPTAEEAEELSLPLGLMFLRLTRGESAPYPTVAEAKAYPYTPQERALADSMRRRAIIGDPATVAARLHALARDTAADELIVSLNIPDPAQRRESLKLVMDAVRAQETQEIALV, encoded by the coding sequence ATGAGTGTGCCCTCTCCCCTGCCCCTGTCCGTGCTCGATCTCGTGCCCGTGCCGCTGGGGTCCAGCGCCGCCGAATCGGTGGAGGCCGCGCTGGCGTACGCGAAGGCCGCCGAGGACGCCGGGTTCACGCGCTACTGGGTGGCCGAGCACCACAACATGGGCGCGCTGGCGTCCAGTGTGCCGCTGGCGGTCCTGGCCGCCGCGTCGCAGCGGACCAGTCGCATCCGTCTGGGCTCGGGCGGCGTGATGCTGCCCAACCACGCGCCGCTGGCCGTCGCGGAAGGCTACCGGCTGCTGTCGGCCCTCGCGCCGGACCGGGTGGACCTGGGTCTGGGCCGCGCCCCGGGCACGGACGGCCGCACGGCCCGCGCGCTGCGGGGGGCACAGGGCCTGATGGAGGAGTCCTTCGAGCGGCAACTCTCGGATCTGATCGCCTTCGGCACCGGGAGGTACCCCGCCGGGCACCCCTTCGCGGGCACGGTGGCCGCCCCGGCAGGCGAGGGCCTGTTCCCGCCGCTGTGGATCCTGAGCAGCAGCGGCTACGGCGCGCATGTGGCGGCGAAGGCCGGGGCGGGGCTGGCGTTCGCGTGGCACATCAACCCGGACACGGCGCAGGCCCGCGCCGCCGCCGACGCGTACCGCCAGGCCTTCGAGCCCTCCGGCGCGTTCCCGGAGGCGCGCGTCCTCGTGGCCGCGAGCGTCGTCACCGCCCCCACCGCCGAGGAAGCCGAGGAACTCAGCCTCCCGCTGGGCCTGATGTTCCTGCGCCTCACGCGCGGCGAGAGCGCCCCCTACCCCACCGTCGCCGAAGCCAAGGCGTACCCGTACACCCCACAGGAACGTGCCCTGGCCGACTCCATGCGCCGCCGCGCGATCATCGGCGACCCGGCCACCGTCGCCGCGCGCCTGCACGCCCTGGCACGCGACACGGCCGCCGACGAACTCATCGTCAGCCTGAACATTCCCGACCCCGCCCAGCGCCGCGAGTCCCTGAAGTTGGTCATGGACGCCGTCCGCGCGCAGGAGACACAGGAGATCGCGCTGGTGTGA
- the glcF gene encoding glycolate oxidase subunit GlcF, with protein sequence MNNEIPVQALGGQGEVMAHAVDACVHCGFCLPACPTYALLGDEMDSPRGRIVLMKEVLEGGLPLADAAPHLDRCLGCQACVTACPSGVPYGELITAFRGWSEPQRQRSALDRSKRWAILKALPAPRLFSVAARVGQFAKPLAPVLPAALRGPLDLLPETVPAMQPSPKVTPARGVQRGRVAFLVGCAQQALAPNFNAATLRVLARNGIEVVIPDGQGCCGAAALHTGARDEALKLVRANLDAFHPDDFDAILSNAAGCGAGLKEYPMVLHGEPDEARAKAFAAKVMDISEYLNTLLQNGELEPPVPASRPLTVAYHDACHLAHAQGVRAAPRALLRAIPGVRVLEVPEGDLCCGSAGTYNLEQPALAGQLGERKAKNILSTTPDLIASGNIGCHTQIQSHVRRQGSPTLVLHTIEILDRAYRGEL encoded by the coding sequence ATGAACAACGAGATTCCCGTGCAGGCCCTGGGCGGTCAGGGCGAGGTGATGGCGCACGCGGTGGACGCCTGCGTGCACTGCGGCTTCTGCCTGCCCGCCTGCCCCACCTACGCGCTGCTGGGCGACGAGATGGACAGCCCGCGCGGCCGCATCGTGCTGATGAAGGAGGTGCTCGAGGGCGGCCTGCCGCTGGCGGACGCCGCGCCGCACCTGGACCGCTGCCTGGGCTGTCAGGCGTGCGTGACCGCCTGCCCCAGCGGCGTCCCGTACGGCGAGCTGATCACGGCGTTCCGGGGCTGGAGCGAACCGCAGCGTCAGCGCAGTGCGCTTGACCGGTCGAAACGCTGGGCGATCCTCAAGGCCCTGCCCGCCCCGCGGCTGTTCAGCGTGGCGGCGCGCGTGGGGCAGTTCGCCAAGCCGCTCGCGCCGGTGCTGCCCGCCGCGCTGCGTGGTCCGCTGGACCTGCTGCCGGAAACCGTGCCCGCCATGCAGCCCAGCCCGAAGGTCACGCCCGCGCGCGGCGTGCAGCGGGGCCGGGTGGCGTTCCTGGTGGGCTGCGCGCAGCAGGCGCTCGCGCCGAACTTCAACGCGGCGACCCTGCGGGTGCTCGCCCGCAACGGCATCGAGGTCGTCATTCCCGACGGGCAGGGCTGCTGCGGCGCCGCCGCGCTGCACACCGGCGCGCGGGACGAGGCGCTGAAACTGGTGCGCGCCAACCTGGACGCCTTCCACCCCGACGATTTCGACGCGATCCTCTCGAACGCCGCCGGGTGCGGCGCGGGCCTCAAGGAGTACCCGATGGTCCTGCACGGCGAGCCCGACGAGGCGCGCGCGAAGGCCTTCGCGGCGAAGGTCATGGACATCAGCGAGTACCTCAACACGCTCCTTCAGAACGGCGAACTGGAACCCCCGGTGCCCGCCAGCCGCCCGCTGACGGTCGCGTACCACGACGCCTGCCACCTCGCCCACGCGCAGGGCGTCCGCGCCGCGCCCCGCGCCCTGCTGCGCGCCATCCCCGGCGTCCGCGTGCTGGAAGTCCCGGAAGGCGACCTCTGCTGCGGCTCGGCCGGCACGTACAACCTCGAACAGCCGGCACTCGCCGGGCAGCTCGGCGAGCGCAAGGCGAAGAACATCCTCTCCACCACCCCGGACCTGATCGCCAGCGGGAACATCGGCTGCCACACCCAGATCCAGAGCCACGTGCGCCGCCAGGGCAGCCCCACGCTCGTCCTGCACACGATCGAGATCCTCGACCGGGCGTACCGGGGGGAACTGTGA